The sequence CTTTGGCCCCGGCCACAATGCCTTTGTGGGCAATGGGCGTGGCCATCGAAATGGCGTTGCTCCAGTGATGGCCTGGCAAATCGGGAATGTTGCTCGGGTAGCGCAGTACGATCGTCGGCACCGACCAGGCGATGTCGGCGATATCGTCGGAGCCGCCCGTGAGTGGCACAAAATTCTGGCCACCCATCATCACGGTTGGGGCGGTGTTGGCGGGCAGGCCAAGACTGTCGAGTTTCACGGCCAGCCCTTCCGTCTTGCGCGATTGCAGCTCTTTCTGCGTCGCTTTCGCCAGTAGCTGATCGTCCGCCGACCAGGTGGGCAAGCCTACCTTTTTAATGTTCTGATAAGCAGCTTCGGCAATGGGCTTGTTGAAATGCCCCGGCCAGGCTGAGCCCAGAATTTCGTAAGAAACCTTTGTCTCGGTCATTTTGGCGGCACCCTCGGCGATAGCCAGCCCCGTCTCGAACAGCTTACGGATTTTGGGGTAGCTGCGTTCGCGGAAATAATACCAGACCGACGCTTTCGACGGCACCACGTTAGGCTGATCGCCCCCGTCGGAGATTACGTAGTGCGAGCGCTGCGTGAGTTCGAGGTGTTCGCGGCGGTAGTTCCAGCCGATATTCATCAGTTCTACCGCATCGAGCGCCGACCGACCCCGCCACGGTGCGCCGGCTGCGTGCGCCGCCGACCCTTCAAACGTAAACCGCACCGACACCAGCCCGTTGTTGCCCGCGTCGCCGTAGGACGTCACGAGGTTATCGCCGACGTGGGTGAAAATGCAGGCGTCGACATCCTTGAAATAGCCATCGCGGATGTAGAAGGCTTTGGCCCCAACCAGCTCTTCGGCCACGCCGGGCCACAGCATCAACGTACCCGGAATCTTGTCGCGCTCCATCAGCTTTTTCACCGACAGCGCTGCCACAATGTTGAGCGCCTGCCCTGAGTTATGCCCCTCACCGTGGCCCGGTGCGCCGTCGACAATCGGGTCTTTGTAGGCCACGCCGGGTTTCTGACTCGCTTTCGGAATGCAGTCGACATCGGAGCCGATGGCGATGACGGGCTTGCCGTTGCCCCAGGTGGCGATCCAGGCAGTGGGCATACCCGAAATGTTTTTCTGGATGGTGAAGCCCTCTTTTTCGAGCAACGTAGTCAGGTACGTGTACGTCTCGACTTCCTGAAAGCCCAATTCCGAGAAGCTGAACAGCATGTCATTGATCTGCTGTGCCTGGTCTTTGCGGGCCTCCACGGCGGCAATGGCTTCGGCTTTGAGCTTGTCGAGCGGGGTAGCGGCGGCTTGCTTTGCGCCTTTTTTGGACTGCCCCAGCGCCAGTATCGGCAGTAGCAGCAGGACTAGGTATGTGTGTTTCATGAGGTTATGCGAGGTTGATTCATTGACTTAATTCATCTCATCTATCAGGTACGTTCATTTGCGGTAATCGAGGGGTGGTTTCCGGTCGCCCGCCAGGGATTTGTAGGTGAACGATGCCCCGCCCCGCGCGTTGTCGAGCTCGGTTTTCGCCGTTTTGATCAGATCCGGTTTTTGAAAAAGCGAAATAGCGGTCATCGAGAGCGTCTTGGCCGCTACCAGCATACCTTTGAAGCCGATCGACATGCCATCGCAGGCCACGGCCTGCCAGCTGTGGGCCGGTACGCCGGGTACCCAGGTCGCCGTGGATAGCCCGGCCGTTGGAACGACCCAACTGACGTCGCCCACGTCGGTCGAGGCGGGCGTGATGCCCCCCAGCGCATAGGGCAGAATCTCGCCCGCGCTGCCGACTGGTGGCAGCGTCTGGGTGACGAGTGTCTGCCGGAGTTTGTTGGCAAAATCGACTTCACTTGGCGTGAGCTGCACGCCACCTACCGCTTGCAGGCTGGTTTGCATCACCTGCGCCAGCGTTTCGTTGGGCAGCAGGTTGTACAGCCCGGCCATCACCTCGTAGCTCATGGTGGTTTCGGTGCCTAGCGCCGCGGCCTGTGCCGTTTTCATGATGCGCGCCCAGACGTCTTCCAGCCCCTGCGCCGAGGGGTGCCGGATGGTGTACTCGACTTCGGCATAGTCCGGCACGATGTTGGACGTGAGCCCGCCCTGTTTGATGACGTAGTGAATCCGCGTTTCGGGCGTGACGTGTTCGCGCATGAGGTTCACCATGTAGTCCATCGCCTCGACGGCGTCGAGCGCCGACCGGCCTTTTTCGGGAGCCGCTGCGGCGTGCGCCGCTCGCCCACTAAACCGGAACAGGGCCACCCGGTAGGCCAGCGACGACGCCGGACTGGCGCTGTTGCGGTCGCCCGGGTGCCAGTGCAACACGGCGTCGACGGGTTTGAACACGCCCGCCTGCACCAGGTACGTTTTGCCGCCGCCCGCGCCCTCTTCGGCGGGCGTTCCGATGAGTTGAATCGTGCCCGGTCGGCCCGTCTGTTTAAGCCAGTCTTTCGTGGCAACTGCCGCCGCCACCGACCCTACGCCAAAAAGGTTATGCCCACAGGCATGCCCGTAGGCATTGGGAACGAGCGGCTTGCGCGTCGGTACCGAATCCTGTGATAAACCCGGCAGCGCATCCATTTCGGCGAGTAGGCTAATGACGGGCGCGCCCTGTCC comes from Fibrella aestuarina BUZ 2 and encodes:
- a CDS encoding amidohydrolase, translated to MKHTYLVLLLLPILALGQSKKGAKQAAATPLDKLKAEAIAAVEARKDQAQQINDMLFSFSELGFQEVETYTYLTTLLEKEGFTIQKNISGMPTAWIATWGNGKPVIAIGSDVDCIPKASQKPGVAYKDPIVDGAPGHGEGHNSGQALNIVAALSVKKLMERDKIPGTLMLWPGVAEELVGAKAFYIRDGYFKDVDACIFTHVGDNLVTSYGDAGNNGLVSVRFTFEGSAAHAAGAPWRGRSALDAVELMNIGWNYRREHLELTQRSHYVISDGGDQPNVVPSKASVWYYFRERSYPKIRKLFETGLAIAEGAAKMTETKVSYEILGSAWPGHFNKPIAEAAYQNIKKVGLPTWSADDQLLAKATQKELQSRKTEGLAVKLDSLGLPANTAPTVMMGGQNFVPLTGGSDDIADIAWSVPTIVLRYPSNIPDLPGHHWSNAISMATPIAHKGIVAGAKAEAMTLLDLLLKPDLIQQAKDYYVNEQTKEQKYTPLISNKEFPAVYLNQKIMTDFKPKLKPYYYDPSKYKTYLEQLGITYPTLRDDQRAELLKK
- a CDS encoding amidohydrolase, giving the protein MKHTYLLWLSLLASLPLRAQPEKTIIAQLDRQYPHYAALAGQIWKLAEPGYLEEKTSRLLQDELRQQGFTITPGIAGIPTAFVASYGQGAPVISLLAEMDALPGLSQDSVPTRKPLVPNAYGHACGHNLFGVGSVAAAVATKDWLKQTGRPGTIQLIGTPAEEGAGGGKTYLVQAGVFKPVDAVLHWHPGDRNSASPASSLAYRVALFRFSGRAAHAAAAPEKGRSALDAVEAMDYMVNLMREHVTPETRIHYVIKQGGLTSNIVPDYAEVEYTIRHPSAQGLEDVWARIMKTAQAAALGTETTMSYEVMAGLYNLLPNETLAQVMQTSLQAVGGVQLTPSEVDFANKLRQTLVTQTLPPVGSAGEILPYALGGITPASTDVGDVSWVVPTAGLSTATWVPGVPAHSWQAVACDGMSIGFKGMLVAAKTLSMTAISLFQKPDLIKTAKTELDNARGGASFTYKSLAGDRKPPLDYRK